The DNA window TTATCTTTTCGTCACGAGGTGAACGGGTCCGTTGGTGGGTCCTGTGGGCGGCACCGCTGAGCGTGGCGGCCACTTTGGTTCGATTCGGCGCTCCAATCCCGATCGGGATAGGAGCACTGGCGATTGTTGCCTGGCGTTGGGACGCCGTTCGTCGTTCCATTCCCCAAGTTCTCGCACTCGGTTTTCTAACAGCAATCCCGGTTGGGGCGATCCTCGGTACCTCACAGGTTCTCGGTCTTTCGATGAGTCCCCTCGACGCTATCGCGACGCTGAATGAGCGTAACGCATTGCCGTTTTACAGGGGCCTGGTGGATTACGCCAAGCTTGGTGATTTCCTATTGCTCAACCCGGCGGGTGTGGCCCTGGCAACCGGGCTGGCGGTAGGTGTGGTGGTTGCGATTCGACAAGGACGCAATAGGGGTGCTTTTGGTCTCAGCGCCGGGATCGCTGCTGTCACCGTGCTGGTGCTTGTGTTTACGCTGCATGGGGAGTATCGATACTTGACGCCGGCGTATCCGTGGCTGTGGATGACGGCGGCCTATGGCCTTAACGAGATATCCCTGTCCATGCGCAAGGAGTACGCCGTCTCCATCGCAGGAATCCTGTTGGGTCTGGCCCTTCTGAGTGGTATTGCTGACGGGGGGTTGGAAGTCACGCATAACAAGGAGCGGTTTCCTGACATTCGAGCGGCGGCCCGCCTGATTGACAGCGTGACGGCAGACGGTGAATGTGGCGTCGTAACAGGATACGTTCCTCAGGTCTCATGGTATTCGCATTGTGTAACAGCGAATTATTCACTAGGTGGCGTCCGCATTACGTCGGCCAGCTTCCCCGTCGATCCGACGCTGTATGTATTCGTTGTTCAGAACGGTAAGAGGCAACCGGCCAAATCAGTTTTGGACGACTACCTCGACCAAACCAGTGGCGAATGT is part of the Acidimicrobiia bacterium genome and encodes:
- a CDS encoding glycosyltransferase family 39 protein — encoded protein: MSDTASEPTGPARTSSFPFRTELVLLALIGLVFALICVFLVARGAPLGHDEAVYALKARTLAQGTSSAYFWNDYRAPGLPIVLALIGRVVSSDASMRLGVVLFGGLAVLLTWLIGRTLFDQRVGLIAASGMAFSPVVVASASAVWPDLPGTAVGLAALAVLIFSSRGERVRWWVLWAAPLSVAATLVRFGAPIPIGIGALAIVAWRWDAVRRSIPQVLALGFLTAIPVGAILGTSQVLGLSMSPLDAIATLNERNALPFYRGLVDYAKLGDFLLLNPAGVALATGLAVGVVVAIRQGRNRGAFGLSAGIAAVTVLVLVFTLHGEYRYLTPAYPWLWMTAAYGLNEISLSMRKEYAVSIAGILLGLALLSGIADGGLEVTHNKERFPDIRAAARLIDSVTADGECGVVTGYVPQVSWYSHCVTANYSLGGVRITSASFPVDPTLYVFVVQNGKRQPAKSVLDDYLDQTSGECIVVGEPTSGPFRYVRACPVSDT